In the Hylaeus volcanicus isolate JK05 chromosome 1, UHH_iyHylVolc1.0_haploid, whole genome shotgun sequence genome, one interval contains:
- the LOC128884631 gene encoding chondroitin sulfate proteoglycan 4 translates to MILEVTLVPGTGYTLPGYLQGRLRFPLHVNVTPVNDPPLLDISTAKVLRLAQGTRKILTKELIWAIDADTPSDMLVYTVLHTGRSYDADAGYVERVTYPSRPIDTFTQAELMQGLIAYVHRGNAKPNAKLDLQVSDGIERSKPASLRVAAHPLEIKLMHNTGLVVVHRSFSYLTPANLSFATNSDDNTIDICYDVVSPPQYGAIQKLKDVSGSWTNVDRFTSKDVELNTVRYLHNEGSPNQDEFKFQVSVREVRASHTYDFRVTFIDLELKQTKKVPVNFTNVAEVAVTGQNLRYQTNPLVTAFNKIVFTVKTGPRYGNLFLSSQKLNVGDQFTQEDVDSGRLKYRLFKRAYSTIVDEFGFKVSAPQCVDLHTSLRLRHYLSKNVKPLDSLEVLQVDEGSRELVRIQKTNLKDYGVASLMYNLTMEPRHGWLTVTNNSKAHTRNDTLYFSSEELASHRVYYVHDDSETRKDSFQFVAVAVDAVDFMYVGIFRVEVTMKNDNAPERVVNRVFHVVSRGERLLTSKDLAYMDKDVDTKPSELIYTRRDTQRYEIYRLSNPSVQIHEFSQQDIDDGQILFKHQGEDHGKFEFGVTDGHFYTAGVLEVQASSPYVRLKESNGSVVQFNRSVTLGPDELDIETNVYTSEKNIKYVVLEKPKHGILLKHGNEANTFTEEDLRHGIMAYKHLGGSLVKDDFKFKVSTKGAETDGVFPIKIYPESYWQPLIVQNNKTVFVEEATSVLLNRKSFEIMHPKIPDSEIVYFLKEWPQNGYLELQTHDEHSDETREDYIGNAVKSFDQKMVNEGRVFYVQSVINQTNDKFVVDATNGITWLRDLSVNFVIVPEKLYVEAKGLVVVEGKSATLHEKNFSILTPYYSGKVTDYRITEKPRHGTVLDATKNAPVKKFSQKHLTANIISYKHNGDETSKDSFKMVLVAGDKASEPFDVWVTVEPVNDELSVLVNRTKLTVWQGGSIVLTPDSLAAVDNDTTARELTFNVTGVRNGFISTTSSPEVDVYNFTQEQIDQSKIIFTHTNGSDAEFNFVLNDGVHTSEPYTISVATKPIRLSIEHNAALNVFPLTRKLISDKLLMTKCSDQAREIKYTVRNGPHLGKIIMETSEGAWLNVDRFSQRDINGSKVFYEHTKQFMDLAANDSFTFDVEAHFAESLTNQVFQIDISVSSGGLDRYISAKNVRVEEGGSAQVIMNISGIVSFLQTHAGIENPAVLSRLVSQPSHGHVMIVPDLNVTTFSQPQIEGGKIAYYHDHSDTLEDRIYFSLYLTPGHILLCNTSVSVIVEPVNDEPFKLTTKDPSITVVQNQNQTIARENLLTNDPDTPPEEIVYDVISGPTYGRLLLLPFNENISEVRQVNKFTQHDVDSNRLVYEHNGPLQTASFYFRVWDGRFNPTYKVFNVYVLPIRLNVTVPGPVNLQQGSNVALISESTVNLDTNARQDLVVYEITSKPKYGVLYVRDGASASFKQTDLLSKSVMFMQTDMTVSNDSLELTARLSGFEQKHIRIEIRVVPLMIMNPMIALAGEKTRITLKHMDATPLAKLTNSNPVYTVARKPRFGRVKRIIRSSSSSGEKRGTREKEVVRFSHQEVVSGVIYMVCKKISTLEYEGVVDSFAFVLAASIFQPAVGEFEFRVKLDMDENNTTLGGPMDPVGHEGEMAIAPNMSNDYLPLLGMLLGVFLLGVLVIVTIRCRHNRYKHAEEEKPETTPAVGVMPLPRPPDHLMPATPHLKRFANDHNSVAASTPLPVLPTMTSTLPQCKVIPLSPLESITGSEVDVSARYPYGVADGDEWSSFDTSADLPCQSATAQRANNPMLRRNQYWV, encoded by the exons ATGATCCTGGAAGTGACACTGGTGCCAGGAACCGGTTACACGTTGCCTGGCTACCTTCAAGGACGACTAAGGTTTCCGCTTCACGTCAACGTGACGCCCGTTAATGATCCGCCATTGCTCGACATATCGACCGCGAAAGTGCTGCGTCTGGCTCAA GGCACGAGGAAAATTTTGACGAAAGAGTTGATATGGGCTATCGACGCCGACACGCCATCGGACATGTTGGTTTACACGGTCTTGCATACCGGACGGTCTTACGATGCAGACGCCGGCTACGTCGAGAGGGTGACTTACCCGTCGCGGCCCATCGACACGTTTACCCAGGCGGAATTAATGCAAGGATTAATTGCCTACGTGCACCGTGGAAACG CGAAGCCGAACGCGAAACTGGACCTCCAGGTCAGCGACGGGATAGAAAGGAGCAAGCCGGCGAGCTTGAGGGTGGCGGCCCATCCCTTGGAGATCAAGCTAATGCACAACACGGGTCTGGTCGTAGTGCACCGATCCTTCTCGTATCTGACGCCTGCGAACCTATCCTTCGCCACCAACTCCGACGACAACACTATCGACATATGTTACGACGTCGTCTCGCCGCCCCAATACGGCGCTATTCAGAAGCTGAAGGACGTCTCCGGCAGCTGGACGAACGTGGATCGTTTCACGAGCAAGGACGTAGAGCTGAACACCGTTCGCTACCTCCACAACGAGGGTAGCCCCAATCAGGACGAGTTCAAATTTCAAGTAAGCGTCAGGGAAGTCAGGGCATCGCACACCTACGACTTTCGTGTCACCTTCATCGATCTCGAGCTGAAGCAAACCAAGAAGGTGCCCGTTAATTTCACCAACGTCGCCGAGGTGGCAGTCACCGGACAAAACCTCAG ATACCAAACGAACCCGCTGGTGACCGCGTTCAACAAGATCGTCTTCACCGTGAAGACGGGGCCACGGTACGGTAACCTGTTCCTGTCGAGTCAGAAACTGAACGTCGGGGACCAGTTCACTCAGGAAGACGTCGACTCCGGCAGGCTCAAGTATCGTCTGTTCAAAAGGGCCTATTCAACGATCGTCGACGAGTTCGGTTTCAAAGTGAGCGCGCCGCAGTGCGTCGATTTGCACACAAGCCTAAGGCTCAGGCACTACCTCAGCAAGAACGTGAAGCCATTGGACAGTTTGGAGGTGCTCCAAGTGGACGAAGGCTCGAGGGAACTGGTGAGAATTCAAAAGACGAATCTAAAGGACTACGGGGTCGCTTCGTTGATGTACAATCTGACGATGGAGCCTCGCCACGGCTGGTTGACCGTCACGAACAACTCAAAGGCTCACACGCGAAACGACACCCTCTACTTTTCGTCCGAGGAGCTGGCCTCGCACAGGGTCTACTACGTTCACGACGACTCGGAGACGCGGAAGGATTCGTTCCAGTTCGTGGCCGTGGCCGTGGACGCTGTAGACTTCATGTACGTCGGTATATTTCGCGTCGAGGTGACGATGAAGAACGACAACGCGCCGGAACGCGTGGTGAATAGGGTGTTCCACGTTGTATCGAGAGGCGAGAGGTTGCTCACCAGCAAGGACCTGGCGTACATGGACAAGGACGTCGACACCAAGCCCAGCGAGCTGATCTACACGAGACGGGACACTCAGAGGTACGAGATCTACAGGTTGTCCAATCCCTCGGTGCAGATCCACGAGTTCAGTCAGCAGGACATCGATGACGGACAGATACTGTTCAAGCACCAGGGCGAGGATCACGGCAAGTTCGAGTTCGGCGTCACCGATGGACACTTTTACACGGCTGGCGTCCTAGAGGTTCAGGCCAGTTCGCCTTACGTGAGGCTGAAGGAGAGCAATGGGTCCGTGGTGCAGTTCAATCGATCGGTGACCCTCGGCCCGGACGAGCTGGACATAGAAACGAACGTGTACACGTCTGAGAAGAACATCAAGTACGTGGTGCTGGAGAAACCGAAACACGGGATACTACTTAAACACGGCAACGAAGCGAACACCTTCACCGAGGAGGACCTGCGACACGGTATAATGGCGTACAAACACCTGGGTGGGTCGTTGGTGAAGGACGACTTCAAGTTCAAGGTGTCGACGAAAGGCGCCGAAACGGACGGCGTCTTTCCGATCAAGATCTACCCTGAAAGCTACTGGCAACCACTGATCGTTCAGAATAATAAGACGGTGTTCGTAGAAGAGGCGACGAGCGTCCTGTTGAACAGAAAGAGCTTCGAAATCATGCATCCCAAGATACCAGACTCCGAAATAGTTTACTTCCTGAAGGAGTGGCCGCAGAACGGGTACTTGGAGCTGCAGACTCACGACGAGCACAGCGACGAAACTCGAGAGGACTACATTG GTAACGCAGTCAAGTCGTTCGACCAGAAGATGGTGAACGAGGGGAGAGTTTTCTACGTGCAGTCGGTGATAAACCAGACCAACGACAAGTTCGTCGTCGACGCGACGAACGGGATAACGTGGCTGCGCGACCTGAGCGTGAACTTCGTGATCGTCCCAGAGAAGCTGTACGTCGAGGCGAAAGGTCTCGTCGTGGTCGAAGGGAAGAGTGCCACGCTACACGAGAAGAACTTCTCGATCCTCACTCCCTACTACTCTGGCAAGGTGACGGACTATCGGATCACCGAGAAACCGAGGCACGGTACCGTTCTAGATGCAACGAAGAACGCTCCAGTGAAGAAGTTCTCGCAGAAACACCTAACCGCGAACATAATATCGTACAAGCATAACGGCGACGAGACCTCCAAAGACTCGTTCAAGATGGTCCTTGTCGCGGGGGACAAAGCCAGCGAGCCCTTCGACGTTTGGGTGACGGTGGAACCCGTTAACGACGAGCTGTCTGTGCTGGTCAACAGGACAAAATTAACGGTCTGGCAGGGTGGTTCGATCGTCTTGACCCCAGATAGTCTGGCAGCCGTTGATAACGACACGACAGCGCGGGAGTTGACGTTCAACGTCACCGGAGTTAGAAACGGATTTATATCAACCACGTCCTCTCCGGAGGTGGACGTTTACAATTTCACCCAGGAACAGATTGACCAGTCGAAGATCATTTTCACACACACGA ATGGATCCGATGCTGAGTTCAATTTCGTTCTAAACGACGGGGTGCATACGTCCGAGCCTTACACGATATCGGTAGCCACCAAGCCGATTCGATTGTCCATCGAACACAACGCCGCGTTGAACGTCTTCCCGCTAACTAGAAAACTGATATCGGATAAGTTGTTGATGACCAAGTGCTCGGACCAAGCGCGAGAAATTAAGTACACGGTGCGCAACGGGCCGCATCTAGGAAAAATAATCATGGAGACGAGCGAGGGCGCGTGGCTGAATGTCGACCGATTCTCCCAACGAGATATCAACGGGAGCAAAGTATTCTACGAGCACACTAAACAGTTCATGGACTTGGCCGCCAACGATTCGTTCACGTTCGACGTGGAAGCGCACTTCGCGGAATCCTTGACCAACCAG GTGTTTCAGATAGACATCTCCGTGTCCAGTGGCGGTCTCGACAGGTACATCTCCGCGAAGAACGTGAGAGTCGAGGAAGGAGGCTCCGCTCAAGTGATCATGAACATCAGTGGAATCGTGTCGTTCCTCCAAACCCACGCTGGCATCGAGAACCCGGCCGTGCTCTCGAGACTGGTCAGCCAACCCAGTCACGGTCACGTAATGATCGTTCCAGACTTGAACGTGACCACGTTCTCTCAGCCTCAGATCGAGGGTGGAAAGATCGCGTATTACCACGATCACTCGGATACTTTGGAAGATCGTATCTACTTCTCCCTTTACCTGACGCCTGGTCATATCCTCCTGTGCAACACCAGCGTGTCGGTGATCGTCGAGCCTGTAAACGACGAGCCATTCAAGCTGACCACGAAGGATCCGTCCATCACGGTGGTGCAGAATCAGAATCAAACGATAGCGAGGGAAAATCTGTTGACGAACGACCCTGACACTCCACCGGAAGAGATAGTGTACGACGTGATATCGGGGCCTACTTACGGCCGTCTGTTACTGCTGCCCTTCAACGAGAACATCTCGGAGGTGCGTCAAGTGAACAAGTTCACTCAGCACGACGTCGACTCGAACCGACTGGTGTACGAGCACAACGGACCCCTTCAGACAGCCTCGTTCTACTTCCGCGTATGGGACGGTCGTTTCAACCCGACGTACAAGGTCTTCAACGTCTACGTTTTACCGATCAGGTTGAACGTCACCGTTCCCGGGCCGGTGAACTTGCAGCAAGGCTCGAACGTCGCACTGATATCCGAGAGCACCGTGAATCTCGACACGAACGCCAGACAGGACCTGGTAGTCTACGAAATCACTAGCAAGCCAAAGTACGGTGTGCTGTACGTGAGGGACGGGGCGTCCGCCAGTTTCAAGCAGACCGACCTGTTGTCCAAGAGCGTGATGTTCATGCAAACGGACATGACCGTGTCGAACGACAGCCTCGAGCTCACCGCCCGGTTGAGCGGGTTCGAGCAAAAGCACATAAGAATCGAGATCAGAGTGGTGCCGCTGATGATCATGAACCCCATGATCGCTTTAGCCGGGGAGAAGACTCGAATAACTCTGAAGCACATGGACGCCACACCGCTGGCGAAGCTGACCAACAGCAACCCCGTGTACACCGTCGCCAGGAAACCGAGGTTCGGCAGGGTGAAGAGGATCATCAGAAGCTCGTCGTCGTCTGGCGAGAAACGGGGAACCAGGGAGAAGGAGGTGGTCAGGTTCTCCCATCAGGAAGTGGTTTCAGGTGTGATCTACATGGTGTGCAAAAAAATTTCGACGTTGGAGTACGAAGGCGTCGTCGACAGTTTCGCGTTCGTCCTGGCTGCCTCGATCTTCCAGCCAGCCGTGGGCGAATTCGAGTTCCGCGTGAAACTGGACATGGACGAGAACAACACCACTTTGGGGGGCCCGATGGACCCCGTGGGTCACGAGGGTGAAATGGCGATCGCGCCGAACATGAGCAACGACTACTTGCCGCTTCTCGGTATGCTTCTCGGCGTGTTCCTGCTCGGGGTGCTCGTGATCGTCACCATCAGGTGCAGGCACAACAGGTACAAGCACGCCGAGGAGGAGAAACCGGAAACCACGCCAGCGGTAGGCGTGATGCCTCTTCCTAGACCACCTGATCACTTGATGCCAGCGACACCTCATTTGAAACGCTTCGCGAACGATCACAACAGCGTGGCCGCTAGTACACCGTTGCCCGTGTTACCTACGATGACGTCGACCCTACCTCAATGCAAAGTGATACCTCTGAGCCCTCTGGAAAGCATCACGGGCTCGGAAGTGGACGTTTCGGCCAGGTATCCTTACGGCGTCGCGGACGGCGACGAATGGAGCAGCTTCGACACGTCGGCGGATCTACCCTGCCAGTCAGCCACCGCCCAGAGGGCCAACAATCCCATGCTGAGAAGAAACCAATACTGGGTCTAG
- the LOC128884633 gene encoding chondroitin sulfate proteoglycan 4-like, whose product MFLNDMGLLMFLAVTASLLGYCQTDEKVSFYGASYIHLPVQEAKGATDISFRFRTHLADAMLLLAAGKTDYCLIKLEAGRLKVHINLGAGESEMASTRGLTLNDLSWHEVNLTRRDANITLQIDVIHATRALLPGHFFELNIHYGVFIGGQGDFNELFLGHTDYLRGCMADIIYNGARVIEHAKSRKGQSEATAVTWGCSPEFDATRSTEVSFVEDGAFTAIPRPIPRSGSRWEFELKTGAETGLLLYNTGQSSYADYLGIELFEGKIRLLMNKGNGPTELIHGTPVADGKWHRVVVDFNPSGIGIAVDRQEKTITLPSGGNRYLDLADTLYVGGTELNKRAKALGKGLKSGDVSYKGCLRNMLLDNKKLGLPDVKISQGIVVGCVWGYPCIEAVPCVSAAICSQLGVSSFKCDCDQPLCIEPNYVADYKVYSKMNLPVNLEILSLSPLVVSEGKHVLVTSDNIAMVLDIAKYGVEEDGVIFTLVTPPTYGTLVLNLLTTRTEHSFTLQDVNRDKVNTLPPNHVESFKFAKNNTMVYG is encoded by the exons TGTCATTTTACGGGGCCAGCTACATTCATCTTCCGGTCCAGGAAGCCAAGGGTGCGACCGACATCAGCTTCCGGTTCCGAACCCATCTCGCGGACGCGATGCTGCTATTGGCCGCTGGCAAGACGGATTACTGCCTGATCAAACTCGAAGCCGGCAGATTGAAG GTTCACATCAATCTGGGCGCAGGTGAGAGCGAGATGGCCAGCACCCGCGGGCTGACCCTGAACGACCTGAGCTGGCACGAGGTCAACCTGACCAGACGGGACGCTAACATCACGCTGCAGATCGACGTAATACACGCGACGAGAGCACTTCTGCCTGGACATTTCTTTGAGCTCAACATACACTACGGCGTCTTCATCGGTGGGCAGGGTGACTTCAACGAGCTATTTCTAG GTCACACGGATTACTTGCGGGGCTGCATGGCCGACATAATCTACAACGGCGCCAGAGTAATAGAACACGCCAAGTCGAGGAAGGGCCAGTCGGAGGCCACGGCTGTAACGTGGGGCTGCTCGCCGGAATTCGACGCCACCAGGAGCACGGAAGTCAGCTTCGTGGAGGACGGCGCGTTCACGGCGATCCCGAGGCCCATTCCGCGCTCAGGCTCGAG ATGGGAGTTCGAGCTGAAGACCGGAGCTGAGACCGGTCTGCTTCTCTACAACACCGGGCAATCATCGTACGCCGATTACCTCGGGATCGAGTTGTTCGAGGGTAAAATTCGTCTTCTGATGAACAAAGGGAACGGACCGACGGAGTTGATACACGGCACGCCGGTGGCGGACGGCAAATGGCATCGCGTGGTCGTTGATTTCAATCCGAGCGGAATCGGGATCGCCGTGGACCGACAGGAAAAAACGATCACGTTGCCGTCGGGCGGAAATCGTTACCTCGACTTGGCGGACACCCTCTACGTGGGCGGCACGGAGCTGAACAAACGCGCCAAAGCGTTAGGGAAAGGCCTCAAGTCCGGGGACGTCAGCTACAAGGGTTGCCTGCGAAACATGCTGCTGGACAACAAGAAACTCGGTCTGCCCGACGTCAAGATCAGCCAGGGCATCGTGGTCGGCTGTGTTTGGGGATATCCGTGCATCGAGGCTGTGCCCTGCGTTTCTGCCGCAATTTGCTCCCAGCTGGGCGTTAGCTCGTTCAAGTGCGACTGCGACCAACCGTTGTGCATCGAGCCGAACTACGTCGCGGATTACAAG GTTTATTCGAAGATGAATTTACCCGTGAACCTGGAGATCCTCTCGCTGAGTCCTCTGGTGGTATCCGAGGGGAAACACGTACTGGTGACGAGTGATAACATTGCCATGGTGTTAGACATCGCTAAATACGGGGTGGAAGAGGACGGTGTTATCTTCACCTTGGTAACGCCGCCCACCTATGGAACCTTAGTCCTGAATCTCTTGACGACCAGAACCGAGCATTCCTTCACTCTCCAAGACGTTAATCGCGATAAGGTAAATACACTTCCACCGAACCACGTGGAGTCCTTCAAATTCGCTAAAAACAATACCATGGTATATGGCTGA